In the Chromobacterium sp. ATCC 53434 genome, CGGGAGGCGGGAGTCTGCCCGCCGGCGGGGGTGCGGGGACGGTCATAAGAAACGCCCGATCCGCATCAGCCAAGGGATGGCGTCGCCCATGGCGGACATGGCTTCGGCGGGGCCGGGCGGCTGCAGGATCGACAAGGCAGTCCGCGCCGGGCAAGCCGCATTGCCGCTTCGCCACCAGCGCGTGCCGAGGTCCAGCGCCGCGGCCGCCACTTGCTCCGGCGCCAGATCCGGCGGGCGGGGCGCGGCGAAGACGCCGAGCGCCAGCAGTTGATCGCAAGCGCGTTCGCCCAGACTGGCGGCGAGCGGCCGCCGATAGCGGCCCAACAACAGGTAGTCCGGACAGGCCATGGCCAGAAGCCCCAGCGCGGCAAGCAGGCGGGGCAGGCGTGGTTCCAGCGCCAGCATGGCCTGCTGTTGAGCGGTCAGCGTCGCCGGCAGCGGTGTTTGAGGAAAACCGCGTCGCTGGGCGATCAGCCGGTCCAGGGCAGGACGGCAGGCCGGGTGCTGCAGGTAGCTTTGCCGCCACGGCGACAGGCCCAGCTCATGCCACCAGCCGTCATCCATCCAGGCGCCGGCGCGCCAGGCCAGCTGATGCAAACGCTGCAAGTCGGCAGGTATCTCGGGTTTCATGACGCGGCCGCACGCCGACGCCAGGCCAGCACGCCGATGGCGGCGGCGCAGCCCAGCAGGGTCAAGCCGCCGGCCAGCCAGATGGCATACGCGCGCCACCAGCTTTGCGGAGCTTGCGCCGCCTGGGCTGCGGCGGCTGGCCGATAGCGATAATCGGCCGCCTGCAGCACCACGC is a window encoding:
- a CDS encoding type III secretion system domain-containing protein, encoding MKPEIPADLQRLHQLAWRAGAWMDDGWWHELGLSPWRQSYLQHPACRPALDRLIAQRRGFPQTPLPATLTAQQQAMLALEPRLPRLLAALGLLAMACPDYLLLGRYRRPLAASLGERACDQLLALGVFAAPRPPDLAPEQVAAAALDLGTRWWRSGNAACPARTALSILQPPGPAEAMSAMGDAIPWLMRIGRFL